One window of the Tubulanus polymorphus chromosome 11, tnTubPoly1.2, whole genome shotgun sequence genome contains the following:
- the LOC141912936 gene encoding uncharacterized protein LOC141912936 has protein sequence MPENTETNKQSSSSPDRLSRRPSVLTAYHDIAAAVFSLGRTMDVDELFLSAARDGELEKMQNFLQRRDTIVNVDIKDKRTGNTPLIWAAKRGHPKIVHLLLKHGADPTLRNYDLKTAIQVASPVIKSILLNSVENPGSSHRHLLQAAWQGNADIVRKILKEGRMLDINCKNADGLTPLLLVTRDADMFERLSHQQKGRSEYNPVSVVLELIKCRGDIDSTDNEGKTPLHYASSSKSAVSSQLVKILLQEKAKTEARDKRCFTPIHCASETGNIDIVQVLIDGGSDVNARGFAGATPLHISAYKGHDRVASVLLSNGADVTVVNDSGLTAVDVAKSKKIKTTLREAWVDATQNKVEKALLNPVRPPTREGSKLSIDDIRLEGSTPRTPKRPFSRQLTNAEKAMLAEENMMKDLESGRYATPTPTPLDSSRRIGASGPLRTFPAARNDRTPRIDVSGNPVKTPEQLLRRTQSQRATGSARKNSDPGVSGRRPTLPDINLRSSITSMTDEESSPAYNTKVPPAVVISLDNDDVVEDLMSSSGATSSQTAFQKRRRHSDELRSPSLNDLASSCDDFIFKGRSSTKTYLEDIEDVFSPPPRLTPIRTPVPSANDRSRLRNLDTINETTSESLKLDLSALQTSIDEGVTFDQLKNLPQPTQTFITQLGLSEVTSANKENQPKSGPDAVKLACDNVIELVRGKSILKSEFNIEESRGKKAKKPDENSPQSSNNYSSCVSTLSTPSPPPGRDDRVVDPAIRINTTAKLPGKIVNNNYQTTAVKNPTVRDDSDKRSSGSSSVASSSTLTQHSSRPGSEIRVEIGGKDSPKSSKDSPKVKKPSASASPKENLAAEASAKLRAAAKDNAISRKPDESNSVTNRGAPEMDNKIRSPVTMQQIPEVSQIEEISPAVENKTSAPVKGVIFDKNGIKTVPTYSIENTTNQQKSEMGAITGQLKTKSVLPRQESGSNEPASKNNKAPPPSRTESSVVPNSVVKKPAPASASNSASAKSVTAAPSGDQNKNNSPSAAAAAAAAKPVSNSSQVPKTVNEKVATSSQSVRTSVTLISYRDDKTKQNPIASAKSGSVLAKSSVPATGAPAASNKTGGTITVSSSSNKIPVSTTSSSATSNSANEIKMAPADNEKPAGSRLQQLKSVASRNMGKTEETSNAAAATAAMKTASKTVAQSLEKAIAQTAKSSPKLVKKSPLLSEEKVTDHIKLGFSGLKALFNDRPKKELSTKEPAKVERDMPQQTPLVSEMFTDIKTNEQKEAAGGGQLTVKRTNTSMSKTNKSAVGQRNAPSSAKPKTASQKTNNTTSNSTGNIGKKNSGAVTTTTKKKVTADVKVFVTTQSRAPAPKSSKTSAKTKKGSSGSKRKGKKNSSNKDATRMSYGGRDPSKTAFVSGIGWHVATDCNENVDVAAVKILPDSSDEESGDDDDEIPEVIEAEPVAPPLLNIRGSFSQFPCTGEDRPEVIIVLPEERSRATVAVRVASPYEALEELAERVHDKIHFRTPSPQPPVVLPQTVKTIREFSDTASATSSTKTSEYIKPIKMSNEARGDSAEKAVGNKNEEINDENIDEIIDEILTIKSDAATLNDSMTNAMRRNIDLQKQISDNSEDGSSILTPSNSYQTLPEAMAVLHADNFDQMRMKIRTATRPELSIKEEAGGKPDAESVDGKLDAESADRAAASGEDNVAVKPPTGRPKSAAGKGHATKGKTPRSVGLYKEIKSSQQEFPEDGGNLSRSDFGSDRLSLASDSVGDLAQSPIDGVPIDEVTKEILNSTDNRTYMSRIGRRSRQSTRPSSAMSDLSSVGDKEELIGWKKGTRIGRGAYGTVWLGLTDSGNLIAVKQIELNTQDNKAKREYEKIEDELELLKTLKHRNIVEFYGTSLEDGVVSIFMEYIPGGSIADLLARFGALEEAVFSIYTKQILEGLEHIHSKGVIHRDIKGGNVMLTQDGVIKLIDFGCAKRLSLNHSASNKQMLKSMHGTPYWMAPEVVMETGHGQKSDIWSVGCTVFEMATRRPPWAEMTPMAAIFAIGSDKPIPQLPDKFSAEARSFVENCLTRDQDKRATATQLLRHAFICRHVRQKHKRSNSFAQLTNT, from the exons ATGCCTGAAAACACCGAAACCAATAAACAATCGTCGTCGAGTCCCGATCGGTTGTCACGACGACCGAGCGTTCTTACGGCCTATCACGACATCGCCGCAGCCGTTTTTAGTCTCGGCCGCACGATGGATGTCGACGAGTTATTTCTCTCAGCTGCCAGA GATGGAGAGTTGGAGAAAATGCAGAATTTTCTGCAAAGAAGAGACACGATTGTTAACGTCGATATCAAAGATAAGCGTACAGGAAATACTCCATTAATATGGGCTGCGAAGAGAGGACATCCAAAA ATTGTGCATTTACTGCTGAAACACGGTGCTGACCCGACGTTACGTAATTACGATCTAAAAACAGCTATCCAGGTGGCGTCACCGGTAATCAAATCGATACTGTTGAATTCGGTGGAGAACCCCGGATCGTCCCATCGTCATTTACTACAAGCCGCGTGGCAAGGAAACGCAGATATCGTTCGCAAAATTCTG AAAGAAGGTCGCATGTTGGATATAAACTGCAAGAATGCGGACGGATTGACGCCGTTGCTGTTGGTTACTCGAGACGCCGACATGTTCGAGCGACTGTCTCATCAACAGAAGGGACGCTCTGAATACAACCCGGTCAGCGTCGTGCTCGAACTTATCAAATGTCGCGG CGACATCGACTCGACGGACAACGAAGGAAAGACGCCGCTGCATTACGCCTCCAGTTCTAAATCGGCCGTATCGAGTCAACTAGTGAAAATACTGCTGCAGGAAAAAGCGAAAACGGAAGCGCGCGATAAACGCTGTTTCACTCCGATTCACTGCGCGTCGGAAACGGGTAATATCGACATCGTTCAGGTTCTCATCGACGGAGGATCGGATGTGAACGCTCGCGGGTTCGCCGGCGCTACACCTCTACACATATCG GCGTATAAAGGACACGATCGCGTGGCGTCGGTGTTGTTATCGAACGGAGCCGATGTAACCGTCGTCAACGACAGCGGCCTGACCGCCGTCGACGTCGCCAAATCgaagaaaatcaaaacgaCGCTGAGAGAAGCGTGGGTCGACGCGACGCAGAATAAAGTCGAGAAGGCTCTGCTGAATCCAGTGCGACCGCCGACTAGAGAAGGATCGAAACTGTCTATCGATGACATACGACTCGAG GGTAGCACTCCTCGCACTCCTAAAA GGCCGTTTTCGCGTCAGTTAACAAACGCGGAGAAAGCCATGTTGGCCGAAGAGAATATGATGAAAGATTTAGAATCGGGACGATACGCTACGCCTACCCCTACACCACT GGACAGTAGTCGTCGAATCGGTGCGTCCGGACCGTTACGTACGTTCCCTGCCGCCCGCAACGATCGTACGCCGAGAATCGACGTGTCCGGAAATCCGGTGAAAACGCCCGAACAACTGCTACGACGAACGCAGAGTCAACGCGCGACGggtagcgcgagaaaaaactCCGACCCCGGAGTGAGCGGCAGGCGTCCTACCCTACCTGATATCAATTTACGATCTT CTATAACTAGTATGACTGATGAAGAATCATCACCGGCCTATAACACTAAAGTTCCACCAGCCGTCGTCATCAGTTTAGACAATGACGACGTCGTCGAGGATCTGATGTCGTCGAGTGGCGCCACCAGCAGTCAGACAGCTTTTCAAAAACGTCGCCGCCATTCGGACGAGCTTCGATCTCCGAGTCTCAACGATTTGGCCTCGTCTTGCGATGACTTCATATTCAAAG GTCGTTCGTCTACGAAAACGTATCTAGAAGACATCGAGGATGTTTTCAGTCCGCCGCCTCGGTTGACGCCGATTCGAACGCCGGTTCCGTCTGCTAATGATCGCTCGCGATTACGCAATCTTGACACGATCAATGAAACCACAAGTGAATCTCTGAAACTAGATCTGA GCGCTCTACAGACGTCAATAGATGAAGGTGTGACGTTCGATCAACTCAAAAATCTGCCACAACCGACACAAACATTTATTACACAATTAGGTCTTTCTGAAGTCACTTCTGCTAATAAG GAAAATCAGCCCAAATCAGGACCGGACGCCGTTAAACTAGCGTGCGATAACGTGATCGAATTGGTGCGCGGAAAATCGATTCTCAAATCGGAGTTCAACATCGAGGAATCTCGCggcaaaaaagcgaaaaaaccCGACGAAAACTCACCGCAGAGCAGTAATAACTATTCGTCGTGCGTGAGTACGTTGTCGACGCCGTCGCCCCCGCCTGGACGGGACGATCGCGTCGTCGACCCGGCGATCAGGATTAACACGACCGCGAAATTACCGGGTAAAATCGTGAACAACAACTACCAGACTACGGCGGTGAAAAATCCGACCGTTCGAGACGACAGCGATAAACGATCGTCGGGCAGTTCGTCGGTCGCGAGTAGTTCGACTTTGACTCAACACAGCAGCCGTCCGGGTAGCGAGATACGCGTCGAAATCGGCGGTAAGGATAGTCCGAAAAGTAGTAAAGACAGTCCGAAAGTTAAGAAGCCGTCGGCGAGCGCGTCTCCGAAAGAGAATTTGGCAGCCGAAGCATCCGCGAAGCTTCGCGCCGCCGCAAAGGATAACGCTATCAGTCGAAAACCGGATGAAAGTAATTCAGTTACTAATCGCGGCGCGCCGGAGATGGATAATAAAATTCGATCTCCGGTCACGATGCAACAAATACCGGAAGTTTCGCAAATAGAGGAAATATCTCCGGCTGTCGAGAATAAAACGTCTGCGCCGGTGAAGGGTGTTATTTTCGATAAAAATGGCATTAAAACGGTGCCTACGTATTCCATAGAGAACACGACGAATCAGCAGAAGTCCGAGATGGGAGCGATTACAGGGCAGCTTAAAACTAAAAGTGTTTTACCTCGGCAAGAGTCGGGATCTAATGAACCGGCGTCGAAAAATAACAAAGCACCACCACCGAGTAGAACGGAATCTTCAGTCGTACCGAATTCTGTAGTCAAGAAACCTGCACCCGCGAGTGCCTCGAATAGCGCATCGGCGAAATCAGTTACCGCTGCACCATCTGGTGACCAAAACAAGAACAATTCGCCTtccgctgccgctgctgctgctgctgctaaaCCGGTTTCAAATTCTTCTCAAGTGCCAAAAACTGTTAATGAAAAAGTCGCGACGAGTTCGCAATCCGTTCGTACAAGTGTTACGCTGATCAGTTACCGCGATGATAAAACTAAACAAAATCCAATTGCATCCGCTAAATCTGGAAGCGTTTTGGCGAAGTCGTCAGTGCCCGCGACTGGAGCCCCTGCAGCTTCTAATAAAACAGGAGGAACGATTACAGTATCTTCATCATCAAATAAGATACCTGTATCAACAACAAGTTCATCTGCTACATCAAATTCtgcaaatgaaataaaaatggcACCTGCGGACAATGAAAAACCAGCTGGCAGCCGATTACAACAGTTAAAATCAGTGGCTAGTCGTAATATGGGTAAAACAGAAGAAACATCGAACGCAGCAGCAGCGACAGCTGCGATGAAGACAGCCAGTAAAACGGTAGCTCAAAGCCTCGAAAAAGCCATAGCTCAAACGGCTAAATCGAGTCCAAAGCTCGTAAAGAAATCACCGCTGCTCAGCGAGGAGAAAGTCACCGATCATATCAAACTCGGATTCTCCGGTTTGAAAGCTTTGTTCAATGACCGTCCGAAGAAAGAGCTGTCGACGAAGGAACCGGCGAAAGTTGAGAGAGATATGCCGCAACAAACGCCACTCGTTTCGGAGATGTTTACGGATATAAAAACGAACGAGCAGAAAGAAGCAGCAGGCGGCGGCCAGTTGACGGTTAAACGCACGAATACGTCAATGTCGAAGACGAATAAAAGCGCCGTCGGACAACGTAACGCTCCAAGTTCCGCGAAACCTAAAACAGCGTCGCAAAAAACGAATAACACGACGTCGAATTCCACGGGGAATATCGGTAAAAAGAATTCTGGCGCcgtgacgacgacgacgaagaaAAAAGTAACGGCAGACGTGAAAGTGTTCGTAACCACGCAATCGAGAGCGCCGGCGCCGAAATCGAGTAAAACATCAGCGAAAACGAAAAAAGGCTCGAGCGGCTCGAAACGAAAGGGAAAGAAAAACTCGTCGAATAAAGACGCCACGCGTATGAGCTACGGAGGACGCGATCCGTCGAAAACGGCGTTCGTCTCCGGGATCGGTTGGCACGTCGCGACCGATTGTAATGAGAACGTCGACGTCGCCGCCGTCAAAATATTACCCGATTCGTCGGACGAAGAATCgggcgacgacgacgacgagatTCCGGAGGTGATTGAAGCGGAGCCGGTGGCGCCGCCTTTGCTTAACATCCGCGGTTCATTCTCGCAGTTCCCGTGCACGGGCGAGGATCGTCCGGAGGTGATCATCGTGTTACCGGAGGAACGATCTCGGGCTACGGTCGCTGTGCGCGTCGCGTCGCCGTACGAAGCGCTCGAAGAACTCGCCGAACGAGTTCACGACAAAATCCATTTCCGTACGCCGTCCCCGCAGCCGCCCGTCGTCCTACCGCAAACCGTGAAAACGATTCGCGAGTTCTCCGACACGGCGTCGGCGACTTCCTCGACGAAAACGTCTGAGTATATCAAACCGATTAAGATGTCGAACGAGGCTCGGGGCGATTCGGCGGAAAAAGCCGTCGGAAATAAAAACGAAGAAATAAACGACGAGAACATCGACGAGATAATCGACGAAATATTGACGATCAAATCGGACGCGGCGACTTTGAACGACTCGATGACGAACGCGATGAGACGCAACATCGATTTACAGAAACAGATCAGCGACAATTCCGAGGACGGCAGCTCGATTCTGACGCCGTCGAATTCGTATCAAACGCTGCCGGAAGCGATGGCCGTTTTGCACGCCGATAATTTCGATCAGATGCGAATGAAAATCCGAACGGCGACGAGGCCGGAGCTTTCGATAAAAGAAGAGGCCGGCGGGAAACCCGACGCCGAATCGGTGGACGGGAAACTCGACGCCGAATCGGCAGACCGTGCTGCGGCTTCCGGAGAAGATAACGTCGCCGTAAAGCCGCCGACCGGACGGCCGAAATCGGCGGCTGGAAAGGGTCACGCGACGAAAGGAAAAACGCCACGCAGCGTCGGGCTGTATAAAGAAATCAAATCATCGCAGCAAGAATTCCCAGAG GACGGCGGAAATCTTTCTCGTTCGGACTTCGGCTCAGACAGGTTAAGCTTAGCGAGCGACAGCGTCGGAGATTTAGCGCAATCTCCAATAGACGGCGTTCCGATCGATGAAGTTACGAAGGAGATTCTCAATTCAACCGACAACAGA ACGTATATGAGTCGCATCGGGCGTCGCAGTCGTCAGTCGACGCGTCCTTCGAGCGCGATGAGTGATTTAAGCAGCGTTGGCGATAAAGAAGAACTCATCGGCTGGAAGAAAGGAACCAGGATCGGTCGCGGAGCTTACGGAACC GTTTGGCTCGGTTTGACGGACAGCGGAAATCTGATCGCCGTCAAGCAAATCGAACTCAATACGCAAGACAACAAAGCTAAACGCGAATACGAGAAAATTGAAGACGAACtggaattattgaaaacattgaaacatAGGAATATCGTCGA ATTTTACGGCACGAGTCTCGAGGACGGCGTCGTCAGTATTTTTATGGAGTACATTCCCGGCGGTTCTATCGCTGATTTACTCGCGCGATTCGGAGCGTTGGAAGAAGCCGTTTTCTCTATCTACACCAAACAGATTTTAGAAGGTCTCGAACACATACACAGTAAAGGCGTAATTCATCG AGATATAAAGGGTGGAAATGTGATGTTAACTCAAGATGGAGTGATTAAACTCATCGATTTCGGTTGCGCCAAACGACTCAGTTTGAATCATAGCGCCAGTAATAAACAGATGCTTAAATCGATGCACGGAACGCCGTATTGGATGGCACCGGAGGTCGTCATGGAGACTGGACACGGACAGAAGTCCGATATCTG gagCGTCGGTTGTACGGTGTTCGAGATGGCCACGCGACGACCGCCGTGGGCCGAAATGACTCCGATGGCGGCCATCTTCGCTATCGGATCCGATAAACCGATTCCGCAACTTCCCGACAAGTTTTCGGCGGAGGCGCGATCGTTCGTCGAGAACTGTTTGACTCGCGATCAAGACAAACGCGCGACGGCCACGCAGCTGCTCAGACACGCATTTATTTGCCGTCACGTGCGACAAAAGCACAAACGATCGAACAGTTTCGCTCAACTAACGAATACTTGA